A window of Panicum virgatum strain AP13 chromosome 8K, P.virgatum_v5, whole genome shotgun sequence contains these coding sequences:
- the LOC120644454 gene encoding transport inhibitor response 1-like protein Os11g0515500 isoform X2 — protein sequence MAYFPEEVVEQILGYVTSHRDRNATSLVSRAWYHIECSCRRSVLVSNCYAVRPERVLVRFPSMRSLSVKGKPHFADFDLVPAGWGATADAWVDSCARACPGLEELRLKRMVVTDECLKLIAGSFPNFKSLVLVSCEGFSTAGLATITTNCRFLKELDLQESVVKPRGHHWLNCFPKPSTELESLNFACLPGEVNASALERLVARSPNLKRLRLNCAVPFDVLYRILGRTPKLEDLGLWDATGFFLRGIFSVCKNLTCLNLSYAPLIQSADLINIIRRCMKLHVLWVLDHIGDEGLKVVGFSCPDLQELRVFPGNANTTTVTEEGLVAISSGCRKLQSVLYFCSRMTNAALITIAKNCPQLTSFRLCILELSSPDAMTGQPLDEGFGAIVQSCKGLRRLSMSGLLTDCVFLYIGMYAEKLEMLSVAFAGGSDDGMVYVLNGCKNLKKLEIRDSPFGDTALLAGVDRYEAMRLLWMSSCNITLGGCKTLAASMPGVNVEVINEAGASIDEADEESSNAKKVEKLYLYRTIAGPRGDAPGFVSIL from the exons ATGGCATACTTCCCAGAGGAAGTGGTGGAGCAGATCCTTGGCTATGTAACCTCGCACCGGGATCGCAATGCCACGTCGCTAGTGTCCCGGGCATGGTACCACATTGAGTGCAGTTGCCGCCGCTCGGTGCTTGTAAGCAACTGCTATGCAGTGCGCCCAGAGCGTGTGCTTGTGCGGTTCCCCAGCATGCGCTCGCTGAGCGTGAAGGGCAAACCACACTTTGCTGACTTCGACCTTGTCCCGGCCGGGTGGGGCGCCACGGCTGATGCATGGGTGGATTCGTGTGCCCGTGCGTGCCCTGGCCTTGAGGAGCTCCGGCTGAAGCGGATGGTTGTGACTGATGAGTGCCTCAAGCTGATTGCTGGCTCTTTCCCCAACTTTAAATCACTTGTCCTTGTCAGCTGCGAGGGGTTCAGCACTGCTGGCCTTGCTACTATCACCACCAATTGCAG GTTTCTTAAGGAACTGGACTTACAAGAGAGTGTTGTGAAACCTCGAGGCCATCATTGGCTTAATTGTTTTCCAAAGCCTTCTACAGAACTAGAATCCTTGAACTTTGCTTGCTTGCCTGGGGAGGTGAATGCTTCTGCATTGGAGAGACTTGTTGCAAGGAGTCCGAATCTTAAAAGGCTAAGGTTGAATTGTGCTGTTCCATTTGATGTTTTGTACAGAATACTTGGTCGCACACCTAAGCTGGAGGATTTAG GTCTTTGGGATGCTACGGGCTTTTTTCTTCGAGGAATTTTTTCAGTCTGCAAGAACCTTACATGCTTGAACCTCAGCTATGCTCCATTGATTCAAAGTGCCGATCTTATCAATATTATTCGTCGGTGTATGAAACTCCATGTCCTATGG GTGTTAGATCACATTGGTGATGAAGGATTGAAGGTTGTGGGCTTTTCTTGTCCTGATCTCCAAGAGTTGAGGGTATTTCCTGGTAATGCAAACACAACTACTGTGACAGAGGAAGGGTTGGTTGCCATATCTTCAGGCTGTCGAAAGTTACAATCTGTTCTCTACTTTTGCAGTCGAATGACCAATGCTGCACTGATTACTATTGCAAAGAACTGCCCGCAGTTGACATCCTTCAGACTATGTATTCTTGAGCTCAGTTCACCAGATGCTATGACAGGACAGCCACTGGATGAAGGCTTTGGTGCAATCGTCCAGTCATGCAAAGGCCTTAGGCGTCTCTCCATGTCTGGCCTCCTCACAGACTGCGTGTTCCTGTATATCGGCATGTATGCCGAGAAGCTGGAGATGCTCTCCGTGGCATTTGCGGGGGGTAGTGACGATGGTATGGTCTACGTGCTTAATGGCTGCAAGAACCTCAAGAAGCTGGAGATCAGGGACAGCCCCTTCGGCGACACCGCCCTCCTCGCAGGAGTGGACAGGTATGAGGCTATGCGCTTGCTCTGGATGTCCTCCTGCAACATCACCTTAGGGGGCTGCAAGACCCTCGCGGCGAGCATGCCTGGTGTCAACGTGGAGGTCATTAACGAGGCGGGAGCGAGTATCGACGAAGCGGATGAGGAATCCAGCAACGCAAAGAAGGTGGAAAAGCTGTATCTCTACCGGACGATAGCCGGACCCCGGGGTGATGCCCCCGGATTCGTCTCAATATTGTAA
- the LOC120644454 gene encoding transport inhibitor response 1-like protein Os11g0515500 isoform X1, whose protein sequence is MAYFPEEVVEQILGYVTSHRDRNATSLVSRAWYHIECSCRRSVLVSNCYAVRPERVLVRFPSMRSLSVKGKPHFADFDLVPAGWGATADAWVDSCARACPGLEELRLKRMVVTDECLKLIAGSFPNFKSLVLVSCEGFSTAGLATITTNCRFLKELDLQESVVKPRGHHWLNCFPKPSTELESLNFACLPGEVNASALERLVARSPNLKRLRLNCAVPFDVLYRILGRTPKLEDLGTGSFVRGNNPAAYVSMFSAFGKCSSLKSLSGLWDATGFFLRGIFSVCKNLTCLNLSYAPLIQSADLINIIRRCMKLHVLWVLDHIGDEGLKVVGFSCPDLQELRVFPGNANTTTVTEEGLVAISSGCRKLQSVLYFCSRMTNAALITIAKNCPQLTSFRLCILELSSPDAMTGQPLDEGFGAIVQSCKGLRRLSMSGLLTDCVFLYIGMYAEKLEMLSVAFAGGSDDGMVYVLNGCKNLKKLEIRDSPFGDTALLAGVDRYEAMRLLWMSSCNITLGGCKTLAASMPGVNVEVINEAGASIDEADEESSNAKKVEKLYLYRTIAGPRGDAPGFVSIL, encoded by the exons ATGGCATACTTCCCAGAGGAAGTGGTGGAGCAGATCCTTGGCTATGTAACCTCGCACCGGGATCGCAATGCCACGTCGCTAGTGTCCCGGGCATGGTACCACATTGAGTGCAGTTGCCGCCGCTCGGTGCTTGTAAGCAACTGCTATGCAGTGCGCCCAGAGCGTGTGCTTGTGCGGTTCCCCAGCATGCGCTCGCTGAGCGTGAAGGGCAAACCACACTTTGCTGACTTCGACCTTGTCCCGGCCGGGTGGGGCGCCACGGCTGATGCATGGGTGGATTCGTGTGCCCGTGCGTGCCCTGGCCTTGAGGAGCTCCGGCTGAAGCGGATGGTTGTGACTGATGAGTGCCTCAAGCTGATTGCTGGCTCTTTCCCCAACTTTAAATCACTTGTCCTTGTCAGCTGCGAGGGGTTCAGCACTGCTGGCCTTGCTACTATCACCACCAATTGCAG GTTTCTTAAGGAACTGGACTTACAAGAGAGTGTTGTGAAACCTCGAGGCCATCATTGGCTTAATTGTTTTCCAAAGCCTTCTACAGAACTAGAATCCTTGAACTTTGCTTGCTTGCCTGGGGAGGTGAATGCTTCTGCATTGGAGAGACTTGTTGCAAGGAGTCCGAATCTTAAAAGGCTAAGGTTGAATTGTGCTGTTCCATTTGATGTTTTGTACAGAATACTTGGTCGCACACCTAAGCTGGAGGATTTAGGTACAGGATCTTTTGTAAGAGGCAATAACCCTGCTGCATATGTCAGTATGTTCTCTGCTTTTGGAAAGTGCAGTTCACTAAAGAGTTTATCAGGTCTTTGGGATGCTACGGGCTTTTTTCTTCGAGGAATTTTTTCAGTCTGCAAGAACCTTACATGCTTGAACCTCAGCTATGCTCCATTGATTCAAAGTGCCGATCTTATCAATATTATTCGTCGGTGTATGAAACTCCATGTCCTATGG GTGTTAGATCACATTGGTGATGAAGGATTGAAGGTTGTGGGCTTTTCTTGTCCTGATCTCCAAGAGTTGAGGGTATTTCCTGGTAATGCAAACACAACTACTGTGACAGAGGAAGGGTTGGTTGCCATATCTTCAGGCTGTCGAAAGTTACAATCTGTTCTCTACTTTTGCAGTCGAATGACCAATGCTGCACTGATTACTATTGCAAAGAACTGCCCGCAGTTGACATCCTTCAGACTATGTATTCTTGAGCTCAGTTCACCAGATGCTATGACAGGACAGCCACTGGATGAAGGCTTTGGTGCAATCGTCCAGTCATGCAAAGGCCTTAGGCGTCTCTCCATGTCTGGCCTCCTCACAGACTGCGTGTTCCTGTATATCGGCATGTATGCCGAGAAGCTGGAGATGCTCTCCGTGGCATTTGCGGGGGGTAGTGACGATGGTATGGTCTACGTGCTTAATGGCTGCAAGAACCTCAAGAAGCTGGAGATCAGGGACAGCCCCTTCGGCGACACCGCCCTCCTCGCAGGAGTGGACAGGTATGAGGCTATGCGCTTGCTCTGGATGTCCTCCTGCAACATCACCTTAGGGGGCTGCAAGACCCTCGCGGCGAGCATGCCTGGTGTCAACGTGGAGGTCATTAACGAGGCGGGAGCGAGTATCGACGAAGCGGATGAGGAATCCAGCAACGCAAAGAAGGTGGAAAAGCTGTATCTCTACCGGACGATAGCCGGACCCCGGGGTGATGCCCCCGGATTCGTCTCAATATTGTAA
- the LOC120645645 gene encoding uncharacterized protein LOC120645645 gives MRRHRPALATRVTAHQALACEPHQAATRPALSMWPSAGGPTRSAASGALPHVAQGGGLQSAPVNTVTGYLKFIEPLNVTNYPSWYKDVNVAIAVCEYDLALSQDKPAEPADPNGDRTVIEKWERSDRMANMIIKNTITLAIYGAIPDKNQDDNDLSGKAYLAKMEENFKSSSKTYASTLIMKMLTSQYDGQSGIREHIMSMCDMANKLKTLDMAISDGFLVHFIMTSLPVKYSPFKISYSTQKATWSMAELISYCVEEEEMQKAERMKDAVNMEQAA, from the exons ATGAGGAGGCACCGGCCGGCGCTTGCTACGCGTGTGACCGCGCATCAGGCGTTGGCCTGCGAGCCGCACCAGGCGGCGACCAGGCCCGCGCTGAGCATGTGGCCATCAGCAGGCGGCCCCACACGGAGCGCCGCATCTGGGGCGCTCCCGCACGTGGCCCAAGGCGGCGGCTTGCAGAGCGCCCCAG tgaacacTGTGACGGGCTACCTGAAGTTCATTGAGCCCCTGAATGTCACCAACTATCCAAGCTGGTATAAAGATGTTAATGTTGCCATTGCTGTGTGTGAGTATGATCTCGCCTTAAGTCAAGACAAGCCAGCAGAGCCCGCTGATCCCAATGGTGATCGTACTGTCATTGAGAAGTGGGAGAGATCAGACAGGATGGCCAACATGATCATTAAGAACACGATCACTCTGGCCATCTATGGTGCTATTCCTGATAAGAACCAGGATGATAATGATCTGAGCGGCAAGGCATACCTTGCCAAGATGGAGGAGAACTTTAAGAGTTCTTCCAAGACTTATGCTAGCACTCTGATCATGAAGATGCTGACTTCACAGTATGATGGGCAAAGTGGAATCAGGGAGCACATTATGagcatgtgtgacatggcaaatAAGCTGAAGACACTGGATATGGCTATCTCTGATGGTTTTCTGGTGCACTTCATCATGACTTCTCTGCCAGTAAAGTACAGTCCCTTCAAAATAAGCTACAGCACTCAAAAGGCGACTTGGAGCATGGCTGAGCTCATTAGCTACtgtgttgaggaagaagaaatgcaAAAAGCTGAAAGGATGAAGGATGCTGTCAACATG GAGCAGGCAGCATAA